CCCAACATGGATCCGGCCACTCTTGCCATCAACACCACTCGTGGTGTGGCCATGGAAGCAGCCATCCGCTATGCGCTCTGGGTACAGCGGCATCTGGAAAAAGGACCGGACTCGAAGGAAGGGCTTCAGAAAGGTTTCGAAAACATGCCCGAGGTTCGAGAAGTCCTCAATACACATTTGAATACCGCAAAGGACCCATCGTTAGCAATTCGTGCTGTCTACGGCTTCTGGTTCCCTTGGCTTGTGGTTTTGGATGAGCAATGGGCGCGTGAGCATGTCGGGTACATTTTCCCTCTTGATGAAAACCAAGAAGCCCACTTCGATGCAGCCTGGGATACCTACGTAAGTTTTTGCCTGCCTTCTGAGACTTCTAAGAGTGTTTTCAATCTCCTCCGAGAGCAGTACTACCATGCAGTGCAACGGGTTGGTACTCGCGAATACCATGCATCCTGGCCTGCTAACCCAGACGAGAAACTTGCAGAGCACCTCATGTTGCTCTACGGGTATGGGGCGCTCTCGCTTGAAGATTCTTTGCTTGCCGATTTCTGGAAGAAAGCGTCTGATGCCCTCAGGGGATACGCAATATCCTTTATTGGGCGTATAGTACGAACCTGCAGGGAGGTTCCTCAGGAAGTCCTTGATCGACTCAAAAGGCTCTGGGAAACCCGCTTAGAAGTGGCCAAACAGTCTCAGTCACCTGCTGAGTTTGCAAAAGAACTGGCTGCCTTTGGTTGGTGGTTCACTTCGGATAAGTTCGATGTAAGCTGGGCTCTTGAGAACCTCTTGGAATCGCTCCGCCTTGTCCGTAAAACTGAGCCTACGAGTACCGTGCTGGAACATCTTGGAAAGACGGCGCAACAATATCCGCTCCAATCCGTGAGGTGTCTGAAAATGATTGCAGAAGGAGACCAGGATGGGTGGGAACTCCATCTCAGCATGGACCATATTCAGAGTATCCTCGAAAGAGCTTTACGGGATCCTAACTCGAGGAAGGAAGCAGAAGCGACTATCAATTACCTCATTAGCCGAGGCTTTCTCAAGCTCAAAGAACTGCTAAAGAGGTAAACGCTGTGTGCAAACAAGCGGTGAACAGAGCTCCTGAGAAGTTGTGGAAGACTGCGCATGGGTAGGCTTGAATTTTCTGCGTGAAGGGGCTAATTTTCTTAGCCTTACGTTGTATAATTGTCAAGTAAGGGTTGAACAAGATGATAGAGGAGTTCCTTGCCCGGCATCCGGTGTTTACCACAGACGAGCTCGGGGCATTCCTTGCGCAACACGGTTCGTTCAGCAAATGGACCCGCAAAGCCCTCCTTGCTTACCATCAGAAGAACGGACGAATAGTGCGCGCTCGCCGCGGTTTGTACGTTGTGGTACCCCATGGCGCAGACCCAGGCGCATGCCCGGTGGACCCCTACCTCCTGGGAGCCAAAATGGCAGAGGACGCAGTGCTCGGCTACCATACCGCCCTTGAGTTCTACGGCAAGGCATACTCGGTCGGTTCTCTCATTCTTTACCTCAGCTTGCGACGTTCCGCCCCCCTGACGTTTCGCGGTTATACGTTCCGGCGAGTTCCCTTTCCTGAAGCACTTCGCCGCAAGGGCAAGGAGTTTTTCGCTGTGGAAACCTACGAGCGAGCTGGGCTTTTTGTTCGGGTAACCAGTCTTGAGCGGACGCTGGTCGATGTCCTGGATCGCCCCGATCTGGGAGGCGGATGGGAGGAGATATGGCGTTCACTGGAGACGGTGGAGTTCTTCGATCTGGATGTGGTTCTTGAGTATACACTGCTTTTGGAAAACGCAACCACCGCCGCCAAGGTGGGCTTTTTCCTTGAGCAACACAGGGAGAGGTTCATGGTCGAGGAGCGCCATCTTGCCCCTCTGCGAGCTCGTCGGCCCAAAAGTCCCCACTACCTCGTGCGCACACCCAGGAAATCGGGACGGCTCGTTTCGGAATGGAATCTGGTAGTTCCTCAAGAAATCCTGGAACGACGCTGGGAGGAAGTCCTGTGAGGATCTCCAGAGAGAGCGCCCTTTCCGTGGCAGAAGCCACCGGCTTCCGTCCGGAAATACTGGAAAAGGCCATGCTCTTGCTGCAACTTCTCAAGGCCCTGTTCCACCACCCCTTCCTTAAAGGCCGCCTGGTTTTAAAGGATGGAACCGCCGTGAATCTTTTCCTTGCCGATCTCCCAAGGCTCTCCATCGATCTCGATCTCAACTATGTGGGGAGTCCTGAACTCCAGAGCATGCAAGAGGAGCGCCCAAAGGTGGAGGAAGCCATTCGCGCCGTGTGCAAACGCGAGGGATTCGCAATCGGGCGGATCACGGCCGAAGAAGAGCACGCAGGCGGCAAGTGGTTGCTCCGCTATGAAAGTACGTTTGGCACAGGTGGGAACTGTTGTTTACGGTGCCATGAGCCGGCGTGATTGGCGCAATGTAACCGTCCAGGACGTGGACTTTCACGAAAGGGAACTCAGGTCTCAGCTCTTACCACTTCTGCACAGAGGCTTTTTGGAAACCGCAGGAGATGTTCGTACGTGGGTAGCCCAGATCGTTGAGGAATGCCGGGAGAAAATTGGCTTGCTGCTTGATTTTACCGATGCAGAGCGAGAATTTCTGAACCTACTGCTCGATCACGGTGAGATCAGGTCCTCGCTTTTAACACAAGATGAGGGGCTGGCCCAACGGATCAAGCAGCATCCCTTGCTGCAGTGGAAAGCGCTGAACGTTCGCCGGTACAGGGGGGTAAGATAATGGAGGGGAAAGGTGTCCCCGATGGGGGCCAGCGTCGGATGCGTACCAGGCGGATTAAGGATTTGCCGGATTTTGCAAGACCCCGAGAGAAGCTCCTGAAGATGGGGCCGGAGGCTCTCTCCGATGCCGAGCTTTTGGCCATCCTCCTCCGCACCGGGGTTGCCGGAAAGAGCGCTCTGGAACTGGCCCGCCTGATTCTGGACAAGGCTGGGTCTAACCTCCCCCGCTTTTCGGTGGAGGATTTTCGCAAGGTCTCAGGGGTGGGCAAAGCCAAAGCGTGCCAGATTGTTGCGGCGTTTGAACTTGCCCGCCGCTTTTCCCAGCGGGAACGGCCGGTGATCCGTGAACCAAAGGACGTAATTCCCTACATTCAGCATATCGCCGACAAAAAGCAGGAATACTTCTTGTGCCTCACCCTGAACGGAGCCGGGGAAGTGATACAAACCCGGGTGGTGACAGTAGGACTTTTGGACTCCTCTCAGGTTCATCCCCGGGAAGTTTTTGCCGACGCCATTGCCGACCGCGCCGCCGGCATCATCGTGGCCCATAACCACCCTTCAGGGAAGCCCGAGCCCAGCCCCCAGGACCTTGCCGTTACCCGCCAACTTGCCGAGGCCGGGAAGCTTTTGGGGATCGAACTTCTGGATCACATCATCATTGCCCGCGATGGCTGGCTTTCCCTCAAAAAGGAGGGTTACTTTTAGAAAGCAGTGGTGCATCCTGTCCCTTGGTTTTTGTGTCCCACCTCTGAAACCAATTTCCATTGCCTAATTCCTGAATCCGGCCTTTTGTGCCTACCGATGAGGGACGAAAAAGCAGGAATTAGGAATTGGGGATTGGGGGTTGGCTACTAAGCCCCCACCCCATTGGCCATTGGCTAACTCCTAATCCCTTTAAAAAATCACCGCAGGGGCAGTCCTACCCCTGCGGTGTTTCAGGGATTGCCGTCGTTTTCTCAGGCTTCACCGCACTTTTTGAGGAGTCTCTCCCACTCCTCGTCCACGTACCGCTGGAAGGCCTCGACAACGTGGCGGTTCTCCGGGGCAAGGAGGTGGCGGAAGCGACCCTGGGCTTTGAGCCACTCTTCAACGGGTTTTTTCTCCTTTGGCTTGTACGTGAGCCGGTAGACGCCGTTCTCCACCTCATAGAGAGGCCAGATGCAGCAGTCCACAGCAAGCTGCATGATTTTCAGGGTGTCCGCAGGATCGTGGCGCCAGCCGCGGTTGCAGGAGGCAAGGACGTTGATGAAGGACGGCCCGTTGGTGTGGAAGGCTTTCTCTGCCTTGTTCACGAGATCCCGCCAGTTCGAGGCCACCGACTGGGCAACGTAGGGGATGCCGTGGGCGGCAACGATTTCGGTAAGGTTCTTCCGCCACTGGGTTTTCCCGGGGAGAACCCTTCCCACAGGACTCGTGGTCGTCCAGGCTCCAAGGGGTGTGGCGCTCGAGCGCTGGATACCGGTGTTCATGTAGGCTTCGTTGTTGTAGCACACGTAGAGGAATCGGTGGCCCCGCTCGAGGGCCCCAGAAAGCGCCTGAAGGCCGATATCGTAGGTTCCTCCATCTCCCCCAAAGGCCACGAAGTAGATTTCCTCGTCGATTTCGCCTCGTTTGCGCTTTGCCCGGTACATGCTCTCGACACCGGCGATGGTGGCTGCGGCGTTCTCGAAGGCGCTGTGGATCCAGGGAATGTTCCAGGCTGTGTACGGGAAAATGGTGGTTGAAACCTCGAGGCATCCGGTGGCGTTGGCCACCACCACGGGTTTGTCCGCTGCCGCAAGGATGAGGCGCACCGCAATGGGTGCCCCGCATCCGGCGCAGAGCCTGTGCCCCGGGGTGAGACGCTCGGGTCTTTTGGCAAGCTCTTTCAGAGTCGGCATCGTCGTGTCCCTCCCTTACTCTCTCAGGCCGAGATAGTCGATGTGCTTGTCCACCCGTCCTGCGCGAACGACGTCCTCAATACGGGCGAAGGCCTTCTCGATGTCCTCGACGTAGATGTCCCGCCCGCCGAGGCCGTAGTAGAAGTCGATGACGAGGGGCCGTGGGGAGACATCGTAGAGCGCCGAGCGAACCTCGGTGAAGACCGGTCCTCCGAAACCTCCAAAGGTAACGGAGCGATCCAGAACCGCAACCCCTTTAAGAGGGGCAAGGGCGCGGATAACCTCTTCTTTGGGGAAGGGCCGGAAGCAGCGAATCTTGAGGAGCCCGACTTTCTTCCCTCGATCCCGGAGGCGGTCCACCGCTTCTTTGGCCGTCCCACAGGTTGAGCCCAAAGCCACCACTGCGTACTCCGCGTCCTCTAAGCGGTACTTCTCAAGGAGGCCGTAGAATCTCCCGGAGAGCTTCCCGAACTCCCGGCCCACTTCCTCAATCACCGGGAGGCAGTTGTCGATGGCCTCAATCTGAGAGCGCTTGTGCTCGAAGTAGTAGTCGAAGAGATCCAGGGGCCCATAGGTTACGGGATGCTTCAGGTCCAAAAGAGGATAGAGCGCCTTGTAGGGACCGACGAAAGCTTTCACCTCGTCATCCCCGAGGAGCTCCACCCGCTCGACGGCGTGGCTGATGATGAACCCGTCCTGCGTCACCATAACCGGGAGCCGGACCCGCATGTCCTCGGCAATGCGCACCGCCTGAATCATGTTGTCGTAGACTTCCTGGGCGTTCTCGGAGAAGAGCTGGATCCACCCTGCGTCCCGGGCTCCCATGGTGTCGGAGTGGTCGCAGTGGATGTTGATGTTCCCGGAGAGCGCCCGGTTCACCACCATCATGACGATGGGCAGGCGCATGCTTGAAGCAATGTAGAGCATCTCCCACATGAGGGCAAGGCCCTGGGAGGAGGTGGCCGTCATAACCCGCCCACCGGCGGCGGCCGCACCAATGCAGGCGCTCAGGGCGCTGTGCTCGCTCTCTACAGTCACGAACTCCGTGTCCACAAGGCCTTCGCTCACGAACTCCGCAAACCGCTCCACGCAATCCGTCTGTGGGGTAATGGGGTAGGCCGCAACGACATGGGGAACAATCTGGCGCATGGCGTGCGCCGCTGCGGCATTCCCGTTGAGACCCACGACTTTACGTTCCTGTGTGACTTTCACGGGACCTCCCTCGCTTTCCTATCGCTCTGGAACCATGGTTATGGCCTGCTTGGGACAGACGCTCGCACAGATGCCACAGCCTTTGCAGTGGTCGTAGTCAAAACCCTCCATGGTTCCCTTGTCGGCATCGACAACTACGGACCCATCTGGACAGTACGCCCAGCAGAAGAAGCAGTTGATGCACTTGGCCTTGTCGACCTCCGGTCGCTCCGTCCTCCAGTCACCGGTTTTGTACGTGCGGGCGTTTCCTGCCTCAAGAATAAGTCCACCGGGGGTGAGTTCCTTCCAGCTCTTGAGCTTACTCATCCTATCTGCGCCTCCTCATACGCCCTCTGCAAGCACAAGAGGTTCTTCTCCACTATTTCCGCCCGGAGCTTCTCGCCGAACTGGGCTTTTACCGCCTCAAGGACGCTCTCAAGGCGTACCTGAGGGAGCACCCGGCAGAGAGCCCCAAGAACCGGGGTGTTCACCACAACCCTTCCCAGA
This Candidatus Caldatribacterium sp. DNA region includes the following protein-coding sequences:
- the porA gene encoding pyruvate ferredoxin oxidoreductase, translated to MRQIVPHVVAAYPITPQTDCVERFAEFVSEGLVDTEFVTVESEHSALSACIGAAAAGGRVMTATSSQGLALMWEMLYIASSMRLPIVMMVVNRALSGNINIHCDHSDTMGARDAGWIQLFSENAQEVYDNMIQAVRIAEDMRVRLPVMVTQDGFIISHAVERVELLGDDEVKAFVGPYKALYPLLDLKHPVTYGPLDLFDYYFEHKRSQIEAIDNCLPVIEEVGREFGKLSGRFYGLLEKYRLEDAEYAVVALGSTCGTAKEAVDRLRDRGKKVGLLKIRCFRPFPKEEVIRALAPLKGVAVLDRSVTFGGFGGPVFTEVRSALYDVSPRPLVIDFYYGLGGRDIYVEDIEKAFARIEDVVRAGRVDKHIDYLGLRE
- a CDS encoding type IV toxin-antitoxin system AbiEi family antitoxin domain-containing protein; the encoded protein is MIEEFLARHPVFTTDELGAFLAQHGSFSKWTRKALLAYHQKNGRIVRARRGLYVVVPHGADPGACPVDPYLLGAKMAEDAVLGYHTALEFYGKAYSVGSLILYLSLRRSAPLTFRGYTFRRVPFPEALRRKGKEFFAVETYERAGLFVRVTSLERTLVDVLDRPDLGGGWEEIWRSLETVEFFDLDVVLEYTLLLENATTAAKVGFFLEQHRERFMVEERHLAPLRARRPKSPHYLVRTPRKSGRLVSEWNLVVPQEILERRWEEVL
- the radC gene encoding DNA repair protein RadC; its protein translation is MRTRRIKDLPDFARPREKLLKMGPEALSDAELLAILLRTGVAGKSALELARLILDKAGSNLPRFSVEDFRKVSGVGKAKACQIVAAFELARRFSQRERPVIREPKDVIPYIQHIADKKQEYFLCLTLNGAGEVIQTRVVTVGLLDSSQVHPREVFADAIADRAAGIIVAHNHPSGKPEPSPQDLAVTRQLAEAGKLLGIELLDHIIIARDGWLSLKKEGYF
- a CDS encoding pyruvate ferredoxin oxidoreductase (catalyzes the formation of acetyl-CoA from pyruvate and coenzyme A) gives rise to the protein MPTLKELAKRPERLTPGHRLCAGCGAPIAVRLILAAADKPVVVANATGCLEVSTTIFPYTAWNIPWIHSAFENAAATIAGVESMYRAKRKRGEIDEEIYFVAFGGDGGTYDIGLQALSGALERGHRFLYVCYNNEAYMNTGIQRSSATPLGAWTTTSPVGRVLPGKTQWRKNLTEIVAAHGIPYVAQSVASNWRDLVNKAEKAFHTNGPSFINVLASCNRGWRHDPADTLKIMQLAVDCCIWPLYEVENGVYRLTYKPKEKKPVEEWLKAQGRFRHLLAPENRHVVEAFQRYVDEEWERLLKKCGEA
- a CDS encoding 4Fe-4S dicluster domain-containing protein codes for the protein MSKLKSWKELTPGGLILEAGNARTYKTGDWRTERPEVDKAKCINCFFCWAYCPDGSVVVDADKGTMEGFDYDHCKGCGICASVCPKQAITMVPER